One Argentina anserina chromosome 6, drPotAnse1.1, whole genome shotgun sequence genomic window, CTGATCTAGAGCATCACCTCTAATATTATATCGTCTTTTGTTCTTCTCCAGCCACTTCTGGTGAACCATCTGATACATAAAACATCAGATAGTTCATGTAGGATGAACAAGAAGGACAGTAAAGATTAAAATGACAAGTAATCAAATACTTTCTTAGGGAAATCGATGCCGCGGCTTCAATGAAATTCTACAACCATAGCAAATTGGAACACAAAAGTCTGTTGCTTGCACAAGTAAACATAAAACATGAAGAAATAAGACACCTCAACATAACCAAAACTGGTTTTCATTAACTGAATAAACACAGGGAAGAGAGATCTGGTAGTACAGCTAAATTTTTTATGGTTAATAAAATAGAGAATTGTATCTCCAACCTactaaaaaattgaaaactaaTGTCCAATACCCTGAAGCCTACTGTAATTAAAACAATTTAAAAAATCATTGACAGAAATTACTAACCTCCGAAAAAATGGTAATTTTTCACGAGGTGCATAAGGCTCAAGGATGAATCCTGGACTTGTTGTGGTAGGAGCACTTAGAGTCTGCATATATCATAAGGTAAACACGTGTCATGATTACTTATTTATAATATAAGACAAGACTAGAGAAGTAGAAGTTCATTGGTTCTCTTGACTAATAGTTAAAGATGACAGACAACCCTCTAAACCTTTAAAGTTCACAGTACAGTACAAAATGAAGATTCATTAACAAGAAGAAGCCCAAGAGCCACTATGAGAAAACTGAATTGGATGATTTTCAATATGAACTGAGCAAATAGATAACTATACCATTGGCCTTGATTGGGCAGGTGCTTTTACTTGTGTGGATAGCGATCTTTTATTATCCAAGAAGATCGGCAACTCGACAGCCTGAAATGCAAGATAAACACATGACAAAAAAACACAATGCTCAATTAACTGTAACAATCATCATTTCATAAGTCGTTGCAGATGCATAAATACATTTGCTACAGACACGTAATAAAAAACCAGCATTTTCAATCAAACTGTTCAATTTCTAAACTCTATTAATTTACCATTGCAGAACGCAGCGTCATTGCATTTCTAGAAGTCCAAGGAAGTACTCCATGGCCCTTGTTTAAGCTTGAGTACGCATTCCAGTTATAAACTTCAGCAACTGTTCACATAAGTAAACTATGTTAACTTAATTTCTAAATGCCAACCCGATAATCTAAAAATAAGTAATCAATTCAAAAACGTTATATTACCATTTGAAATACAAGTTGCGTAGCTTCTTGAGCTTCCAAGCCTGAAAATTTAACAATACCATCATCACAAAGCTAATAGGTTCACATAAATAACAACCTCAGAGGCATTTTCATTTATTATtgataagaaaaaaatgaaatcttTAAGCTAAATTTCCTTCATTTCATCCAAACTAATTGAGAGCAGGGCATTAAACCCATTAATTATACTCACAGATACGAAGGTTCTGGAATCTGGGTCGCACGGAAGAGAGCCCGAATCGTCTTTAAGCTTCTGAAAGCCATCATTCATCACAACGCTTAAAGACCCCAATTTGATTTTGTAAGAAGAAACACGGAGATCGACAGAActggaagagagagagggtttttGTGTTTCATTAAGGTTTAAGGAGGAAGTATATGGTGCTTCGCATATAGGTGGGGTTTCATGGATCTTTGGGCTTTGTTATTTGGGGCTTGTAAATTTGGGCTGAGTAGCTTGGTCCGGTTAAGAAAGTTGGATGAGAATGTTCATCATACAAATTTGATTGGGAAATGTTTTGCACGAAATGAATGAATTTCTAAAGAACGCACCACCAAGCATGAAGTTTGAGCTTTTTAATCTGGTACCACTAACAGGATTTATGGTGTATTATTGAGTTTATATCTAGTGAAAATTTTAATGAGGGCCTGATTGGAGACATTTTGCCTATAAATTTGGAACGGGAGGTGATAGGAAATGAGGAACGTTgattaatcaaataaaaaccaTATTAGGATGTAACAAAAACCTAGAAATCTAAGAGTTTCCCTCATTGTTATTATGATCATAAAAGCAGTCACGATTCTAAGAAATACTAAGAAATACATGTATTTGTTGATAATGTAACCGTGTGTAATTACTTCTAATAATCTATTAGTTTTATAGTTTGAACGAACTTTTTCCGTGTTGAACACCTTGAAAATGAGGatgtatttaattttatttatgagTAGAAAACTTTACAGTTCTAATGTTATATGTAATTTAGATTCAACATcaatataaatgtaatttacatcACTGTAATCACAATCTATTGGTTTCAAGGAGTATGTTCTTCTTCAATTGCACCATCAAATGCACGACTTGGTGCAGCATCAAAAGCACGACTTGGTGCGACATCAATTGCACCACTTGGTGAACTAGGAACGAAAGGAACAAAACCCCGTCCGCCAAATACTGGTCTCATGAACTTGTCATCGAATTTTCTCCACAAATGGTGCACAGTAGAACTCATGAGCAACCTGAAGCCAGTTCTCTTACGACTTGGCTGACCGTTGCCTTCTTCACCTGCATCACCAGTTTCTATGAACAATAGCCTCAAGTCGTCTAGACTTGGAATATCAGTTGCATCTGAAATATTGTGAATTGGTTTGGCATGTCTCAGCAGTACAGCTTCAATCAACGGTTTTGTTATGGAGCCAAATACCTGTTTGGATGGATGAAAGTACGTTAAGCAACTAATGTAACAAGCTCAGTGACCAAGTAACAGAAATAAACTTTAGAAAATACGTACCACTGTGCTGAACAGAACAACAATGATGGTGGAGGTGATCATCAATGCATAATCTTCTGCTGTTGTCGTTGTGGAGTCTGCAAACTACAAATGTAAATTGTAGAAAGTTGTACATGAGAATTATGAACAAAATTATATCGAGCTGTTAAGacttgaagaaaaaataagaaaaacttACTTGGTTGTATGACAAAGCAATAGTAACTGCACCTCTCATTAGGCCTGCCCACCACATTATAAACTGCGATGTTCGAGTAGTTAGGATGACATATATAGGTGAATTTAGGGGAGAAATGAGGTGCTTAACTAAGCTGTTAAGGTGATTAAACCTGTTGACGGAATTCAATTTTAGTGTTTTCCCTCTTCTTGAAGCAATTTGAAATGTTTGCAATCGGAAATATGAATGCTGCCCTTCCGACTAATACAAGTCCAAACAAAATCGAACTAACACCAATTGAAGTTCCTGGACTGAAGCCAATAGAACTTTATAAGTCAGGCAAGTAGTTATCAGTTAATATTACtacttttttttcaaacttatGAGGAAGTATAGTAAATATGGTAATAAAGGCAGACATACGTTGCTTTGCTGGCTTTCCATTTGTCGATGTCCATGGCATCCATGCCAACATAGAGGAAAATAAAGGTTTCTGAAATGAAAGACATTGTTGCAAATGCATGTCTGGACCATCAAACAGCATGCATATTAGtaaattacaattatatagGCATCTTTCAAGCTTATACTATGCTGAGATTAATGCTTTTAACCAACGAGCTTTGAGCTTGTTAACCATGTCACTATTTCTGCTTACAGAAATGATTCTGATaccaaaataatgaaaaatggGTTGTGTTCTTACTTGGTTGTTATCCTTGAGCTTTCTGTAACATTGTGCCATGTATAATGTGACATTACTATGCCACAGAAGAAAACTGTCAAAATTCCACTGAGATTCAAAAGCTGCAAAACAAACGAATGTATTGAGTCTTCAATCAGTTCTTCGTATTAATCAGAATGCATTCAGGTAAAACCTTCATAAGGTCCTGGTAGAAGTTGGAGTTTTGTATTAAGGTACCTCAGCCAACATGTATGACAAATAAGCCATAAGCATCATAAGAGCAACTTCACGATCTGTAGAATGCCTGTGGCCAAGAGAATCATAAATTCATAAGGTCAGGGAAATTGGTTCATCTATAGTCCCCCAGTACAAGTCTTTCCATCCCATTGCTATTCAGTTATGGTTACTGCTTAGATGTGCATACTTAGATAAACTTAGcttttctttaatttcataTTAAGCGCAAGAATGCGAcctatgttgcacggacacgcgAAAATGGTCGCGTATTGCGTGTCAGACACGGACACGCGTattggacacgcggacacgcgcAAATACGCTCGGACACGCGTGTCTGATTTTGGACACGCGGTGGACACGTGAATGTCCGAGTTGGACACGTGTGTGTCCGGACTGGACACGAAAATAACAAGGACACGCAGGGGTATAATTGAgatttaacagaaaaacagaaaaaacataaacattaGGTCATCCAGCCTTCACAACCGCATTCGTTTTCCTCCGTTGGAAGTTTCCGAGAATTGGGTGCTTGGTGATGAACATTTATCAAATGATGAACATTTATTGGAACTTAGAAACTTAATATCTGCAGATAACAACATTCAAATTAGATGACAGGAAAACTAGAATTATGTCTAGTTTGAATGTGGATTgactaagttttaattttaaaaactatattattaatataaaatttaattaacgtgtccactaCGTGTCCAAATCGGACACTTGAGATTTTGACGTGTCCGCGTATCGTATCGTATCGTGTCGAATACGGACACACGTGTTCGTATCCGTGCAACATAGAATGCGACTATAATTTTAGCAGATTCTAATCTTGCTGATGTCaagtaaaaaccagaaattataATGCTAAATGCCTAAATATATGCACTTACGTCAAACTTAATTATCATCTAAAATTTCGTTTTTCTTTCGATTCTTTGTATCTGTATTTCCCTATTGTTGAAAAATCTATCTCAGTTCACTGAATCATAAGTGACTAATAGTCTTGGATTATTGCATTTTGATATCTACGCAGATCTAGTGTTTCCTCACACCTTCCAAAGTAGAGCGTCTTTATGATATAAGCGCTCATAAGGCCAGCCTGAAACGTAGTAATGAAGCAAGTTAGAACATCTTAAACTTAGTAATAAGTGCTCAATTAGTTAAAAGTTGAGCTTCACTTGCATGATTTAGTCCAAAGTGAGTTCTCAAATCAAGGTACAAGCATAATAACCAATGAATCCACAACTTACTGATATACCAAGAAGAGTGCTGGTGCAGAAGAGGTAAAGAAAGGTGCCCAATAAGTTCAAGGCGGTAAGACCGCTAACATTCTTCACGTCTAGTGATTGTACTGCATTGAATAGGACGATCGAGGTAGCATCATTTACTACTCCCTCCCCGAATACGACACTGTAGAGAAAGGGcgtctcatcttgattaagaaCCTTTAACATGAGAAAACCATCACCCCTGGAAGTTAGAAGTCTGTTCATGAAACATGTATTTAGACTGCGTTTATAAGGTTCATTACCTGCAATGTACAAACTGAATCCGTTGCCGACAATATGGCACCAATGGCTGCACACATAAAGCAGTAAATTTCAcaaacaaaaatcacataacCATCAAGATAAGAATAGTAAGATAAATTGTTAAGTACCTAGGTAATCTTTAATGGTCAGAGTTGTGAAACCAAATCTACTGAAAAGTAAATAGGCACCTGCAAAATTGCAGAAGAATATATGGAGTTAGGCTCCAGTTTATTAAAAGAGGATTCAGTTAGAAACTTAAAAGTTCAAATGTCAACGATATACTCTTACCTAGTGATATGAGGCAGAAAGAAATTGCTGTACCAACTATACCAAACAGCAAAATTGTTGTGAAATTCTTGAAAAATTGCTTTTTCTTGACCTGGAAGCTGAACCGTATTaccgtaaaaaaaaattctaatgATTAGGACTTGGGAGACAATTCtgataaaatttaatatttgcaTTCATGATTCAAGCAATTAAAAGATCTCAACTTTATATTACAAATTTCAAAACCAACATCACATATCATGTATCTTCACTGAACATTGCATTGAAATTGGAACTGCACAGAATTGAGATCGATCGAGTTCATACCCGGCATTGAAAATGATCGGAGGAAGTAAGTAGAGGAAGAACAAGTCCTCACTAAAGACCAAAATTTGTGAACTCTCGAACTGCGTCACCAGCAACACCACTACTCCAGCAATCAAACCCTGTCATAAActtgacaaattaaaagaaagaaacccaGAATTCTGGTGTGTGCAGCAAGAAGAGTTTGCTTTCTTAAATGCCAATAAAGGGTAGAAATTCACTGACCAAAAGAAGGGCGGTGATGGATTCATTAGCCCAACGATGCTCTTCCAACAAATGGCCGATTATGATGCAGAGGCAGAGGAGTGTGAAGAAGACAGTGAGGGCAATAATGGTGGAGGTGTCAAGAAATGAGTCCTTGAGTGTATGAATGGTTTCAAGAACTGCCATTTCTGGATTTGGGAAGCTGAGTTTGCAGGCATTCACGTTTATGGATTAGAGAGAGATCGAGTTTGGAGTTTGGACTGTATAAGAAAGTGTTGAAAGTTCTTGAAGATTTGAAGGAATGAGGTGGCTTGCGTCTGTGTCTGAGTTTTGTGGATGATTTTTTAGAGCTTTAGAAATTAAGATCGAGCAGAAGACTGGGGGTACCTTAAAAAATTGGAGGGAAGAATGGTAGTTGCTGTTGGGTTTTGGTTGCGTGCAGCCACGTCTACTTGAATTGCTGCAGATCCACCAAGTGGCACTACCATCACTGGTCTTAGTCTCTTAGGGTACGTTTGTTCCCCGGACTGTCTAAGTACGGACTAAGTCTTTGCTTAGTCTCGGACTATGCTGGCTCAGATTAGGGTACAGTAATTCATAACCCATGTTTGGTGCAGTCTCGGACTAACGAACATAATTAACATAATAGTTCAGTCTCACGTTTGACGAACCACCAGGCTAAATAAGTTTTGTTACTGAATTATTTTTCGAATTATAACAAGTCTTATTCAATAATAACATAATATATCATTAATAACACATATTCATATAAGCAATCTTACTTCTTGATTTGCATATTTCCTGTAACAATTGGCTTATATTGGAACAACTTTTTCACATTCTTCACCTTATCCACAAGTAAGCAAACCAACAATCTGTCAATTAAAATGTTCTTGATGATTATAAGTAAGCCACAAGTTCATACATACGTAAACcaccaaaatcaaaatagAGTAATAGTTTACATATACAAGTCCAAAGTGAGGCACAAGCTTAGTGTAGATTGGTATAACCCTCATGCCCCCAAACTTAAAGGGCCAAAAAAAGTATTCTGAGAAAGAAGTGAAGTGAGCAACACTGAAGATTTGAAAGATGCGAAAAGCATATTGTATATACACCAACTTCAATACACTTTTCTGCCCATGAATATGCACAAGCATTGCAAGCAGTTGTGCTTGGTCAGGAGACAGT contains:
- the LOC126798331 gene encoding sodium/hydrogen exchanger 1-like, giving the protein MAVLETIHTLKDSFLDTSTIIALTVFFTLLCLCIIIGHLLEEHRWANESITALLLGLIAGVVVLLVTQFESSQILVFSEDLFFLYLLPPIIFNAGFQVKKKQFFKNFTTILLFGIVGTAISFCLISLGAYLLFSRFGFTTLTIKDYLAIGAILSATDSVCTLQVLNQDETPFLYSVVFGEGVVNDATSIVLFNAVQSLDVKNVSGLTALNLLGTFLYLFCTSTLLGISAGLMSAYIIKTLYFGRHSTDREVALMMLMAYLSYMLAELLNLSGILTVFFCGIVMSHYTWHNVTESSRITTKHAFATMSFISETFIFLYVGMDAMDIDKWKASKATPGTSIGVSSILFGLVLVGRAAFIFPIANISNCFKKRENTKIEFRQQFIMWWAGLMRGAVTIALSYNQFADSTTTTAEDYALMITSTIIVVLFSTVVFGSITKPLIEAVLLRHAKPIHNISDATDIPSLDDLRLLFIETGDAGEEGNGQPSRKRTGFRLLMSSTVHHLWRKFDDKFMRPVFGGRGFVPFVPSSPSGAIDVAPSRAFDAAPSRAFDGAIEEEHTP